TAAAAAGAGCTCCACGTGCCTGAAAATCTATGGCTGCACGTAAGTCCTCTCCAAGGAAAATTCGTTTGCTTAAAAAAACTAAGCAAGCTTCAGCAGTACCTGCATGGATTATTCTGAAAACTAAGAGAAGTGTCAGAACAAATCCAAAGCGCAGAGCTTGGAGATCAACTGATGTGGAGGT
The genomic region above belongs to Nitrosopumilus sp. and contains:
- a CDS encoding 50S ribosomal protein L39e, with protein sequence MAARKSSPRKIRLLKKTKQASAVPAWIILKTKRSVRTNPKRRAWRSTDVEVG